The stretch of DNA GCAGGGCGAGCATGACGCCATAGGCCTTCGAAAGCGGGCTTTGTGTGTACAAGCGATCAGTGCGAGTCCAAGCCTCGTGGGGATCGTCTGGCAAGAGCGTGCCGACCGGAACGTTGGCCATCGAGCGATCAAGAAGACGGTCGGCGACGTCGCAGCTGGCGACGATAAGGGCGACCGCATTTGCCGCGCCGGGAGCAATCGACTCGTCGAGCGACATGGGCGCCGCTGCGCCGTCAAGCGGCGTTGGAGACTCAATCGAAGAAGGCTTAACGGAATCGTCCACATCCCTCACGCCCCGTTGCTCTTCCAAGTCGCTCAAACGCCGGGCGTCGAGGATCGCTTTGACGTCGTCGGCGGATTCGCGGACGAAGGCCTCCGCGGACAGCTTCGCACGCAGCGTCTGGCGGAGCCGGGCGTCGCGACTCATCCAGCAGAGGTTCCGCCAACGGCGCGGCGCCTCGGCGCGGTTGACGCGCTGCTCGAGCCACTCGTCGAGCTGTTCGGCGGGAACCTCGCCCGTGCGGCCCATCCGCACCAGCGCGTCGACCGCAAAGGCCCCGTCGCGTCGGCACTCCGGGTCCAGCTCGCGGCGCTCGTGGCAAGCGCGGGCGTGCCGTTCTTCGCACGGCTGTGACCACGCCGACCGGATGACCGCTTCAAGGTAGTCGGCGTGCGGCGTGTCGGGCATGGCGTCGAAGATCGGCTCGCCGGGCGGCGTGCCGAGCGAGCCGATGACCGAGGCGAGGTAGACGCGCGCGGTAAGGTTGGTCTTCGGCAAGCGGAGCAGCACGTTGCAGCGGTCGAAGACCGTCCGCCAGTGGTCCGGCGCGGTGAGGTACTCGCCGCGGAGCCACGTCAGGTGCGGGTCGTCGGGGAGCCGCGTTCCGTCCGCATTTAGACGCATCGAGTCGTCAAGATGGCTTTCGATGTGAGCACAGCAAGACGCCACAAAGCCGGTCGAATCGGGCTCACTGAGTGTCTCGGGGGGGGACGATACAGAATGCGCCGTATAGCTGAGAAGCTTGTGGAGACCGATGTTTGAGCGGTCCCACTCGGGGCCAGGAGTGTGACGAAATGTCTGCCAGAGGTCTCGCAAGTTCACGTCCTCAGCTTCCCCCTCGAAACTCACCCCTTTCCTGCGAAGAATGTTGGAATAGGCTATCAGCCTTTTCTTGTCAGGCCGTCGTAATCTCAAGTACTTTGAATCGTTGGTGCAGATCGCAGAGATCTCGAAATAACTACCAAGTCGGTACTTAATGTAAATGGCCCCAAGAGGATGCCCGTACGTACATGTGTCCTCAGGCGTGCGGAATCGGATGAAGACTTGTCTCTTCCCTTCTCCGGTCGTCAAGAAAGTTCGCGTCACTGCATCCCATCGCCCAGTTGGCGACACCAGAGGCTGCATGCTGGTCGCCATCTCTCTGAGCTCAATTGAAGCGGAGTAGGCTTGTTGCGGATCGTATCGCTCTAGAATGCGTATGGGTTCCTCTATGTTCGCATCGAGACAGAAACGCCACTCTGGTTTAGTGAATACAAATTGTCGATCTGGCAAATACTGCAAGACACCGATGGAATGATACCAATCTGTCGGGAGTGTGCGCTGCAGCGACCGCTCAACAAAAACTCCGGAATCATCTTGGTCAACGATGAACCTCGCACGCATTGCTACCGGGTTTATGCTGTCAGTGTCAGCAGTGTCGCCAGGACCAGCTCCGATGAATTGCGCATAAAAGCTCTCTCGATTGTCCGATGCCAATGGGGCACCTAATAGATCGACGACTGTCTCTAACGGCATCGCAGCATCATCAAACCGAGGCGTGGCGACCGACGGCGCAGTGAACGCGATTGCCGATGTGAGCATTGCCGCCATCAATGCGGCTGCGTGTGGGCGAGAGCGCCGAGCGCGTCGGCCCTTCGTGGCGTGGTTCATCCGTGATGCGGTTTCGATGGCGGGCTGGTAGTCCGGGCGGCCCGCAGCTTAACCGCCTCGGCGGCGAAGCGCCGACCTCACCCATGAGCCATCCTCGTTCGACGGCTCGCCGATGGATGAAGTTGGCGGCCTGAGAGGCTTTTGGCAGGGATGCTCCCGGCCTAGCCGGTGACGGTGGTCACAGCATCGATTCTGAGGGCCCTAGGGGCCTCGTAGGCGGGCGTTGGTGTGTCCAGGCGTTCATTGTGGGTCAGGCGGAGAGGACGCGTAGATGGGCCTCTCAGAGCCTCTGACGGCGCGGTGATTTCCTCGGCTTGATCGCGGCTTTGGGCTGGCATTTGGCCGGTGGGGTCCGCTGGGCGGACCTTGGATTGAACGCGGCGCGGCGAGGGAGATTTTGACCGCGAGCCACGGTCCGCACAGCGGACCCTACAGCGGCGGTCTGCTAGCAGTGTGGTCCCTTACTTTGGCCGCGGATGCTGGCGGAAATCTTGGCGACCCGTGGCAAACCTTGCCGATGATCCGGATGACGCCGATCGTATCGGTTGGCGCTGCCATCGTGCGCCGCGACCGCTCCCGCCGTGGGGGCGCTGCCCGCGAGCCCGATCCGGGGGGACCGATGCTTATTCACGCAACGCCGACGACGCCACTACCGACCCGACGTATCGCTCCCCTAGCTAGGGCGGTGGTCATGGGCGTGATGGCGATTGTCGCTCTCGTTCCGTCGCCGAACGCGCTGGCGCAAGTCGCGGCCGACTCGGCGCTCGAAGCCCACTCGATTCCGGCCGAACGCCGTGGCGCGGTCGAGGCGTGGCGCAAGACGCTGCCGGCCGACGTGCGGACCGTGTGGGACGACCGCACGGGACGCCTGCTGCTGTTCGGGCCGCTGGAGACGCACGCCGAGTTGATGCGCCTGGTTACCGGCGCCGAGGGCGCCCAGCCGCAGGCGATCGGGCCGCAAGCCGATGGCGTCGGCGTCGGCTCGACGCTTTCCCTGAAACGACTCTCGCCGACGGAGTTGCACGGGCGGCTGGAGTCGCTCGCACGGCGGCCGTTGCCGGCCACTTGGGACGCGGGACACACGGTGCTGTCGTTCCCGGCCTCGCTCGGTGACGGCGCGGGGGTGCGCTTCCGAGTCGACGGCAAATCGGGCGAAGTCGCGATCGATGGCCCGGCCGACGCGGTCGCCGCCTGGCGCGACGTGGTCGCGGCGATTGAAGAATCTATCGCGGCGCAAGCCGGCGTCGCGGGGTCGAAGGGCAGCAGCGTCCGCATCCTTTCGACCGCCGCTGCGCCGCCCGAACGGGTGAAGACCGCGCTGCAAGCGATCCAAGTCGCGGCGCCGATCGCCGCTCGGCCGGTGGCTGGGCAAGTCGCCGCCGAAGACGAGGGGGGCGATCAGCCGAGCGACGCGCCGCAGGCGCGGGTCGCGGAGGACGAGTCGATCCTCGGGCCGGTGCAGATCGAGTTCGTCGAAGGGCTCGACGTGATCGTCCTCCGTGGCGATCAGGAAGACGTCGATCGCGTCATGAAAATCATCGATCAGATCGAGAGCCTCAGCTCACAGACGACGCCCGAGATCAAGGTGCTGCGGCTCGAGCACATCGACGCCGACTCGCTAGCCCGGTTGCTGACAAATGTCTACGACCAGGTGCTCGGACCGCGGGTGGGCGACCTGAGCGTCACCGGATTGGCGAAGCCTAACGCGCTGTTGCTGGTGGGTCGGCCTGAGAACGTCCGGCTCGCGGTCAGTCTCGTGGAGCAACTCGACCAGCCGGTGGAGCCGACTTACCGCTTCGAGGCGTACTCGCTGAAGCACGTTTCGGCGACCGACGCGAAGGCGTTGATCGACAGCTACTTCGAGCAGCAAGCGGCGCAGAACAATGACCAGGCCGCGTCGCTGTTGCGTTCGCGGGCGTTCACCGTCGCCGACGTCCGCAGCAACGTGGTGATCGTCAGCGCAGCCCCACGCGACCAGGAAGAGGTCCGTGCGCTGCTGAAGCAAGTCGACGCCGCTCGCGGCGAGGCCGTGGATGAGGTGCGGGTCTTCCCGCTGAAGAACTCGCTTGCCGAGGACCTCGCCGAAGTGTTGCTGCAAGCGATCCAACCCTCGACCGAGTCGGACGCCGAGAACGCGACGCCACGCGTCGCGGCGCTGCGTCTGAGCGTCGGCGAGGGAGACCCCACAGCGCTGGAATCGGGCGTACTCAACAGCGTCCGTGTGTCGGCGGACGCGCGGGCCAATTCGCTCGTCGTGACCGCCCCGGCGGAGAGCATGGGCCTGATCGCCGCGCTGATCGAGCGGCTCGACCGCACGCCCGACGCCTCGGCCGAGTTGAAGGTCTTTACGATCGCCAATGGCGATGCGGCGGCGCTCGCCGATATGTTGAGATCGCTCTTCGCGACGGAGGAAGACAGCGATGATCCCGGCGGGTACGGGTCCGGAGGCCTTTCCCGATTGAGCGTTTCGACGGACCTGCGTTCGAACAGCATCATCGCCGCGGGCACCGCGGAGGACTTGGCGGTGGTCGAGGCGATCCTGTTGCGGCTCGACGACGCCGAGGTGCGCTCGCGGCAGACGACGGTCTTCCGCCTGAAGAACGCCGACGCGACAACGGTCTCGCAAGTGCTCAACGAATGGTTGGAGAACGAACGGAGCGCCGAGGCGGAAGCGGAACTCGGGTTCAGCCCGCGCGAGTTGATCGAGCGCGAGGTAATCATCGTCGCCGAGCCGGCCACGAACAGCCTGATTGTCAGCTCGACGCCGCGCTACGAGCAGGAGCTACGTCGGCTCGTCGAAGAGCTCGACGAGCGTCCGCCGATGGTGGTGGTGCAGGTGTTGATCGCCGAGGTGAGCCTGAACGACACCGACGAGTTCGGCGTTGAGCTAGGTTTGCAGGACTCGCTGCTGTTCGACCGCTCGCTGCTGTCCGACACGCAGTTCATCACGACGACCACCAACGAGCAATCGCCCGGCGGCGCCGCGATCTCGACGACGACGCAGAACATCATCTCCAGCAACCTGACGCCGGGCTACAACTTCAACAACCAGCCGCTCGGGAATAACGGCTCGACGACGTCGCTGGCGCAGGCCGGCAACATCGGCGCGCAGGCGCTTTCGAGCTTCGCGTTGAGCCGGGTTAACAGCGACCTCAACTTCGGCGGCTTTGTGATGTCCGCCAGCAGCAGCAACGTCAACTTCTTGCTCCGAGCGTTGCAGGAGAGCCGGCGCCTCGAGGTGTTGAGTCGCCCGCAGATCACGACAATCGACGGCAAAGTCGGACGCGTTCAGGTAGGCGCCCGCGTGCCGCGGATCGCCGGCGTGACTCAGAACAACTTCGGACAAACCAACAACGTCGAGTACGAGGACGTCGGCATCATCCTCGAGGTGCAACCTCGCATCAGCGTCGACGGCCAGGTGATCATGAACGTCGCCGCGGAGAAGTCCGAACTGGGGCCGGAAGCAGAGGGCGTCGCCATCAACATCTCCACAACGGGCGATGTGGTGCGGGCGCCGCAGATCAAGACCACCCAAGCCACGACGACCGTCAGCGCCGCCAGCGGACAGACGATCGTGCTGAGCGGTCTGCTCACCAAGCGGACGCTGGACATCCACCGGCGGGTGCCGCTGTTGGCGGACATCCCGCTGATCGGCGATCTGTTCCGCTACGACGCGGTGCAGCAGGGGCGGACCGAGTTGCTGATCATCCTGACGCCGCGCGTGATCCGATCGGAGCTCGACGCCGAGATGCTCAAGCAAGTCGAGTCGTCGCGGATGAGCTGGGTGCTGTCGGACGTGATCGAGATGCACGGCCCATCGGGCCTGCGGACGCGGGGCGACGCGTGGGACGACGTGCCCGGCTGTTTTCCGACCGAGCTGCCGCCCGGCGGCCCCGTCTTAGGCGAGGTGAAGACCGCGGCGCCCATCGGCGAAGCGGAAGAGCCCGTCGCCGAAGTCGCCAGCCGTGTCGAGGCGGCGTCGTACTCCAAACCGTTCATTCCGCCGCGCCGACTGCCAACGGTCGCCCCATGAACCGAGACCGAAACCGCAAGTTCGAAGTCCCACGATTGAAACAAGGCCAAGGCGTCGAGATGACTTCTCCCCTTCGTAGCATGGCGGCGGTCGGGCTAGCGATCTGCCTGCTGGCCGGTTGCCGCGGCGCGTCGTCGACGGTGGCGAAGACCGAAACGCCGTTCAAGATGCCCAACCCGATGGAGTGGGGCGCCAACCCGGACGAGCCGCGCAAAGGAGAGCCGGAGCGGATTGTCGCCACCTGGGCCGACACCGTGCGGCAGACGCCGGGCGAGCCGGCGGAACGCGGGTTTGGGGGGCGGCTCTACTTCTACGACCACGGCGCCGATCCGATCGAGGTCGACGGTCGCTTGGTAGTGTACGCGTTCGACGAATCGGGCCGCGATCCCACCGATCACCGCCCGACGCGGCGGTTCGTGTTCCCGCCGGACCAGTTGCCGAAGAACATGAGCGTCTCGGAGATCGGTCCCTCGTACAGCGTCTGGCTGCCATGGGGAACGGTAGACGCCGCGCCGACACACGTGAGTTTGATCGCACGCTTCGAGCCAGTCCGGGGGGGCGGGCTCGTGGTGAGCGATCAAGCGCGGCAGCGGCTACCGGGCAACGGCCTGGCGCCGGTGGGGGAGACGATGATCGCCGAATCGACGAAGGCGACGACTGTCCGGCAAGCCGGTTTCGAGGAGCGTACTGGCGCCAAGCCGGCGACCGTACCGGCGCAAGAAGAGGAACCACGTAAGCGGCTCACGACGACGACCATCAAGTTGAATCGTTGAGTCGCTTGATTAGCCCCGGTTCTTCTGTTTTCGCATCACTGCGGCTCGGGGAGAATCTCTTCGGCGACGGCCTGCACGACGAGGCGGTTATCGACGCGGCGGACGCCCGGTTCGATCGAAGCGAGCTTTTCCGCCAGCAGCTTGTCGGCAGGGGTCGCGACGAACCCTTCGAGGACCGCGACGCCATCGGCGGCGATGAGGGTGACGCCGTCCACGCCTTTGCGTTCTAACGCCCTAGAGACGTTGGAGATGGCGACGGCGGCCGGCGGGCAATTCGCGGCGACAAAGCGCTGGAGTTCGGGCGACGCGGTGATGGCGACGCGGACCTCGGTCTGTGTGCTCGACGACGAACTCGAGCTGCCGCGGTTGCTACCACCCCCAGAGCGTTGCCCGCGTTGGGTGTTTTGGCCGGCTTGATTGGCGGCCCCGCCGAAGAAGCTCGCCATGTCCGCGGCGCTACGGCCGATGAAGGCTTGGTTGCCGCCCTGCGCGCCGAAGGAGCCCCCTTGTTGTCCGGCACCAAAAGCGGACTGGCCGAACGCGGACTGCCCAAAGCTCGATTGGCCGAGGCCGAAACCCGATTGGCCCAGTCCGCTTTGCCCGAACGACGAGCCGCCAAAGGCGGACTGGCCACCGAAGCCGCCGCCCATGCTCGAGCTCCCGAAGGAGCTGGCGCCGCCCAATCCACCGCCACCGGCTCGACCGCCCTGAGCCAATGAATCGTTGGCGGGTAGCAAGATCGTCGCGGCCGCGACGAACAAGGGAAGGGCAGGGCGGAACATCGGGATCGTCCCCCGTTGGGTGGGCGGTTTGGGCATCCTGAAGTGTACCACGTAGGGAACGCCCGGGCGCGAGCGACGGTGGGCTTTCACCACCGCGTGCAAGAAGCGTTTTTGAGCTGTCGGGATCGGATGTTTTGTGTTCGGTTTTGGCCGCGCGATGGGGTAAAATACGGGTCTTAAAAACACAGGGGAGCATTGTGTATCGAATCCGTCTAGTTTGCCTGACCCTCCGGGTCGCCCTGGCCCTGGTCGTACTGGCGCCCGTCGCGGCGCTGGCCGAGCGTCCCACGTCGATGCGGCTCTTCCCGGGCCGGTCGGTCTTCTTCGTCCGCACGCCCGACGCGACCGAACTCTCCGACCGCTTCAACAGCGGCGGCGGCGGCGAGCTGCTGAACGATCCCGAGATATCGCCCTTCCTCAAGGCGTTGTTCAACCGCATCGACGAGTCGTACCGCGAAGGGCCCGGCAAGGCGACCGGCGGCGGCTTGGCCGACATGCTGGCGTTGTTCGAGGGCGAGGTCGCGCTGGGGATTGTGCCGCGGCGCAATGAACCGCCGGGCGTTGTCTTCCTCGCCGATACCGTCAGCGGCGCCAACCGCAAGGCGGGTGAGCCGATGGCGCTCGCCGACGGGCAAGAACGGGCGACGAAGTTGTTGGATTCCATCAAGGAATACGCGTCGGGACGCGGGGAGCAGATCGCGAGCGAGCCCGTCGGCTCGACGACAGCAACCGTCATCCGCCGCGGCGATAACGCCAATGAGACGTTCGGCGCCGTCGAGCGCGACGGCGTTCTGATCATCTGCAACGATCGCATCCTCCTCGAATCGGTCGTCACCAAGTGGGACGAGGCCGAGGGACTCGTCCCCGCGGTCGAAGCGGAAGCCGAGGATGAGGAAGAGAAGCCCGCCGAGGACGAAGATCGGGCCAAGCGAGCGAAGCGGCTGCGGCAACGCTACGCGGAACCATTGTCGGACAACGAAGCCTTCACCGAGTCGCTCCGCGAATGCGTCAGCGAGCGGCTCGGCGCCGGTGATGAGTCGCCTCCTCAACTCGTGGCGTTCATCGACCCGGTGGGCATCTTCCGCGCGGTCGCCCAAGAGAACGCCGGCGCGCGGATCGCGTTGGCGACGCTGCCGATCCTCGGGATCGATGGCGTCGAGGGCGCCGCCGGCTCGGTGTGGATCAACGAGGGCGAGTGGGACTCGCTGTTCCGCGCGCACTTGTTGCTCGACAACCCGCGCGCCGGCGTGCTCAAGATGGCCCGCCTGTTGCCGTGCGACCCGACTCCGGTCGATGCGATCCCCTCGGAGGTCGCCGCCTACACCTGCGGAGCGGTTGACTTTGCGGGGACCTTGGACGGCGCCTCGCAACTTTACGATCGCATCCGCGGTGAGGGGCGGTTCGCCGACGATGTCGAAAAGTTCGTCACGGAGAGAGCGGGAGTTTCGCCGGCGACCTTGATCGAACACTTCACGGGTCGTTTCGTCTCGCTGCAAGCTTTTGGTGAGACTCGCGAGGGCGCCGCGCCTCGCGTGACCCCAGCACGGGCGATCTTTCTTGAGACCCATGAACCCGAGAAGGCGCTGACGGTTGTTGAGGCCGTGTTGAATAAGGTCGGCGCCAACTTGGAACAGCGTGACCACAACGGTCATCCGTACTTCGTCCTACCGTTCTTTGAGGAGATGGCGCAGAAGCAACGGGAGGAGGGGCCACGACCCGGCCAAGCGCCAATGGTGATCAGTTGTCTCGCGCTCATCGGCGACGACGTCGTGTTCTGCGAAACATATGAACTGATGCAAAAGCTCCTAGACACCCATGCCGGCGAAGGTGACCGGCTCGCCGAGCATCTGCCGTTCCGACTGATGGCGAACCGCATCAATCGTCTCGGCGCCGCGACGGTGGGCGGGGAAGAGGGACGCATCCTCATGTATCAAGACCCCGTCGCACAGTTCCGCCAATGGCACGCCGCCGGCTCGTCGGACGCCTCGCGCGAGCAACTCAACCAGATGGCCGAGTTCGCCCCGCCGATGCGTTGGCTGCGCGACGCGCTGGAAGATTCGGGCGTCCCCTCGGCCGAGGCGATGATGAAGTACGCCACCCCCAGCGGCGCCGCGATCTACGACACGCCGCGCGGGTTTCGTTATGTCGCGTTTAGCTTCAAACGCGCGAAGGAGTAAGGGCGTCAGGAAGGGGAGTCACGCACCCTTCCACTACCGCGTCGCCCGCTGCTGGTACAGCGGCAGATGTCGGTAGTACACCTCGAGCGTGTAGATCGACAGGCAGGTCATATAGAGTCGGCCCCCCGACGCGCCCCAGGCGTCCTCGCGTGGGTCCCAACTGCCGCGCTCCTTGTTGTCCTTCACTTGGTTGGCAGGGAGCAGCTCGCGCATGACCTCGTTCCACTCCGGCCAACGTGGGCCGCCGGCGTGGATCAGCGCCTGCGTCGCGTAGTACCAGTAGTAGACGTCGGTCTTGCCACGCCGCCACTCGGGCTTGTGCGTGAGCAGAAACTCGAGCCCTTTGTCGATTCGCCGATCGTCCGCTGGCCAGCCGAGGTACTGACGACCGAGAAGTCCGACAGCCGTGAGCGTCGGCACCGCTTCACGATTGAACACGTCGGGCTCTTCGTACACGTAGCGCGACCCAAGCGGCGCGTAGACCAGTGGGTCCGATCGCTGGACGAGGTCGAAGAAGCCCTCAATCTTGGCGAAGACCGGCGATGGCACCTCGATGCCCGCCATCCGCGCGCTCTTCAGCGCCATCAACACCCACCCCGTGACCGACAGGTCGCTCTGCACCATCGGGTTGTATTTCCAACCGCCGAGGTCCGTCTGCGTCTCGATCAAGTACGCGACCGCCTTCTCGGCGGGTTTGCGGTAGCTTTCATCACCGGTCATCGCCAGCAACTCACACAGCGCGATCGTGCATTGGGCATGGGTGTAGAAGCGGTGGTTGCTGCCGCCGCTGTTGAAGAACGAACCGTCCGGGTTCTGCCGCTCGAGCAGCCACCGCCAGCCACGCGTGACCGTCTGGCCGAAGTCGGCCCGCGAACTCGTCGGCAGCTTGCCGGCGCCCTGGAACGCGAGCAACGCCATCGCCGTGGCCGCCTCACGGTTCTCATTGGCGGCCGGGTTGGAGTAATTCCCAAGCAAGCTCCACCCGCCGTCCCTCTGTTGGACGCGCTGAAGCCATCGGAGCCCTTCGAGCACCGCGGACTCCGTGGCCGCGGTGCCGCCGAACGCGCGGAGCATCGCTTCTTTGCGCCCCGGCTCTCGCCCCGAGAGCGCCACGCCCGGCGTCACGCTCGGCAGCTGCGAGGCGAACGCCAGCCCCGTCGGGTCAATCGGCGTGTCGGGCGGCGTCGCCAAAGGATCGAGGACCTCCGGCAGGAAGTCGGGCGTCAGGACCTGCTCTTGGACGTCGATCTCGGTCGTGTTGTCGAGTGTGAGCGGCTCGTCGATGAGTTGCTCGCCGATCTGGTCGGTGACGCTAACGGTTAGCGAAAGCGGATCGTCACGATGGACACCCATAGCCAATAACGCGAGCAGCACGAGAGCCGCTAGATGAAGCATCCCGCTCACCAGCCACGCCGGGGCGTCATCGAGCCACCCGGCGCGCGGGCTCAGCCCCAAAGCCCGATTGCCATCATTGGCGGAGTCGCCGTCGCTCGTGGGAGGCTTCTCGTCGCGGCCTAGTCGAGGCGGCGGAGGGGGCGGCACGGCGGCGGCGGCGTTGGAGGGCGCCAAGTGGTTGGGAGGGATTCGCAGGAGTTGTTTATGAACTACCCAGGAACCGTATCGGCCGCCCCGCCGGCGAGCAATCAACGGTGTGCCGTAGGTGGAGGAGAAAAGGTTGCAGCGGGGCGCCTTGCCGAGCCGATTCGTACGGAGTATCTTCTGATATTCCAATCGCGGGGTGGAGCAGCCAGGTAGCTCGCGAGGCTCATAACCTCGAGGTCGTCGGTTCGAATCCGGCCCCCGCCACTTTTTCTAAGTCTAGCTGAGACCTAGCGTTAGGTATCCCGCCAACGGTTGGCGGCGCGGCTTGAAAGCAAGCGCAACGGTGTAGTCAACGGTGTAACCCACCGGAAACTACACCGTTGGCTTCCAGAACAAGCCCAGCGCCCGATGCCCCGTCTCCTGCATCAGCCGCCCAAATACTGGCGGCACAAGCCCTCCGGTCAGGCCGTCGTCAAGGTCGCCGGACGCCGGATCTACCTCGGCAAGTACGGCTCCCCCGAGAGCCACCAACGCTACGCCGAGCAGATCGCCCGCTGGCGAGACTCGCTCGGCAAGCCCGCCGGCGCCGAGCCTCCCAGCGACGGCCCCCCCGCTGCGGCCGAGGTCACGGTCCAAACCCTCCGGGAGCGGCGAGTAGGGGGCCATGCGATCACCCTCAACGAACTGATTCTCGTCTTCGTGGACCACGCCCGGCGGTACTACCGCAAGAACGGCAAGGTTACCCGTGAGGCGGAGATGATCGAGGAGGTGCTCGGCCTCCTGCGGAAGCGCTACGGGCGGCTGGCCGCCGAACGCTTCGGGCCGGTGCTGCTCAAAGAACTGAGGGAGGCGATGATCAGTGACCTCGACTGGTCGCGGAAGCACCTCAACAAACAGGTCTCTCGCTTGGTGCGGATGTTCAAGTGGGGGGTCGAGAACGAGCTGCTGGCCCCCGACATCCACGCGGCGCTCAACGCGGTGCCCGGGCTCAAGAAGGGGAGGAGTGACGCCCGAGAGACGACGGGCGTCTGCTGCGTTGATGACGCCGTTGTGGCCAAGACGGTCAAGTGTCTCCCTGAAGTCATCGCC from Botrimarina mediterranea encodes:
- a CDS encoding secretin N-terminal domain-containing protein, with the protein product MLIHATPTTPLPTRRIAPLARAVVMGVMAIVALVPSPNALAQVAADSALEAHSIPAERRGAVEAWRKTLPADVRTVWDDRTGRLLLFGPLETHAELMRLVTGAEGAQPQAIGPQADGVGVGSTLSLKRLSPTELHGRLESLARRPLPATWDAGHTVLSFPASLGDGAGVRFRVDGKSGEVAIDGPADAVAAWRDVVAAIEESIAAQAGVAGSKGSSVRILSTAAAPPERVKTALQAIQVAAPIAARPVAGQVAAEDEGGDQPSDAPQARVAEDESILGPVQIEFVEGLDVIVLRGDQEDVDRVMKIIDQIESLSSQTTPEIKVLRLEHIDADSLARLLTNVYDQVLGPRVGDLSVTGLAKPNALLLVGRPENVRLAVSLVEQLDQPVEPTYRFEAYSLKHVSATDAKALIDSYFEQQAAQNNDQAASLLRSRAFTVADVRSNVVIVSAAPRDQEEVRALLKQVDAARGEAVDEVRVFPLKNSLAEDLAEVLLQAIQPSTESDAENATPRVAALRLSVGEGDPTALESGVLNSVRVSADARANSLVVTAPAESMGLIAALIERLDRTPDASAELKVFTIANGDAAALADMLRSLFATEEDSDDPGGYGSGGLSRLSVSTDLRSNSIIAAGTAEDLAVVEAILLRLDDAEVRSRQTTVFRLKNADATTVSQVLNEWLENERSAEAEAELGFSPRELIEREVIIVAEPATNSLIVSSTPRYEQELRRLVEELDERPPMVVVQVLIAEVSLNDTDEFGVELGLQDSLLFDRSLLSDTQFITTTTNEQSPGGAAISTTTQNIISSNLTPGYNFNNQPLGNNGSTTSLAQAGNIGAQALSSFALSRVNSDLNFGGFVMSASSSNVNFLLRALQESRRLEVLSRPQITTIDGKVGRVQVGARVPRIAGVTQNNFGQTNNVEYEDVGIILEVQPRISVDGQVIMNVAAEKSELGPEAEGVAINISTTGDVVRAPQIKTTQATTTVSAASGQTIVLSGLLTKRTLDIHRRVPLLADIPLIGDLFRYDAVQQGRTELLIILTPRVIRSELDAEMLKQVESSRMSWVLSDVIEMHGPSGLRTRGDAWDDVPGCFPTELPPGGPVLGEVKTAAPIGEAEEPVAEVASRVEAASYSKPFIPPRRLPTVAP
- a CDS encoding BON domain-containing protein; the encoded protein is MFRPALPLFVAAATILLPANDSLAQGGRAGGGGLGGASSFGSSSMGGGFGGQSAFGGSSFGQSGLGQSGFGLGQSSFGQSAFGQSAFGAGQQGGSFGAQGGNQAFIGRSAADMASFFGGAANQAGQNTQRGQRSGGGSNRGSSSSSSSTQTEVRVAITASPELQRFVAANCPPAAVAISNVSRALERKGVDGVTLIAADGVAVLEGFVATPADKLLAEKLASIEPGVRRVDNRLVVQAVAEEILPEPQ
- a CDS encoding prenyltransferase/squalene oxidase repeat-containing protein, producing the protein MAPSNAAAAVPPPPPPRLGRDEKPPTSDGDSANDGNRALGLSPRAGWLDDAPAWLVSGMLHLAALVLLALLAMGVHRDDPLSLTVSVTDQIGEQLIDEPLTLDNTTEIDVQEQVLTPDFLPEVLDPLATPPDTPIDPTGLAFASQLPSVTPGVALSGREPGRKEAMLRAFGGTAATESAVLEGLRWLQRVQQRDGGWSLLGNYSNPAANENREAATAMALLAFQGAGKLPTSSRADFGQTVTRGWRWLLERQNPDGSFFNSGGSNHRFYTHAQCTIALCELLAMTGDESYRKPAEKAVAYLIETQTDLGGWKYNPMVQSDLSVTGWVLMALKSARMAGIEVPSPVFAKIEGFFDLVQRSDPLVYAPLGSRYVYEEPDVFNREAVPTLTAVGLLGRQYLGWPADDRRIDKGLEFLLTHKPEWRRGKTDVYYWYYATQALIHAGGPRWPEWNEVMRELLPANQVKDNKERGSWDPREDAWGASGGRLYMTCLSIYTLEVYYRHLPLYQQRATR
- a CDS encoding tyrosine-type recombinase/integrase, whose product is MPRLLHQPPKYWRHKPSGQAVVKVAGRRIYLGKYGSPESHQRYAEQIARWRDSLGKPAGAEPPSDGPPAAAEVTVQTLRERRVGGHAITLNELILVFVDHARRYYRKNGKVTREAEMIEEVLGLLRKRYGRLAAERFGPVLLKELREAMISDLDWSRKHLNKQVSRLVRMFKWGVENELLAPDIHAALNAVPGLKKGRSDARETTGVCCVDDAVVAKTVKCLPEVIADMVRLQRLTGSRPGEVCAVRPGDIDRTGQVWVYTPLAHKTDHHELCRVVMIGPQAQKLLAPYLLRAEDAYCFTPSESEKKRYEALAAQRKSPLRSRDRVGAARRAAREYAPCYSADTYRHAVQRGCRRAGVEQWSPNQLRHTAATAIRKRYGLEAAQVVCGHESADVTQVYAERDLQLARKVASEVG